A stretch of Fusarium poae strain DAOMC 252244 chromosome 2, whole genome shotgun sequence DNA encodes these proteins:
- a CDS encoding hypothetical protein (TransMembrane:1 (o25-53i)): MIGLYKNYIQNAKVISHQQFFPVSFYSMALFTIIPILWVLPLGIASLFFYYIVPYFWNYRHLRSVPGPLLARLSNWWLVYACREKARWKYVNDAHKQYGPVVRIQPNHVSVADEGVINAIYGHGNGMLKSSFYDASVITTYSIFTSRDRAEHSRKRKVVSHSFAPQSMRNFEPFIRQHVGVFLQKWDAMAANEAKPDGFADVEGRLWLNYLVLDIIGDLAFGAPFGVLEKGSEDVDFETENGPRSLPIITSLTTRSELAATVGALPEIKPYLKWSPDPFFRTGFNGMINLRTLGTSRITDRLNNPLGEDREKDLLERVREGRDHKGQPFGKGELIAESLTVLIAGTDTTSSTMAALLYHVVRTPGVLKKLQTELDEAIPADVSIPSFDMVKNLPYLGHVVNEALRHHSTISLGLPRLVPEKGGGITIAGYHFAPGTVLSIPIYTVHHLKEVWGPDADEFRPERWEDVTPRQKQAFIPFSHGPRACLGRNLAEMELRVITATWARRYDFVLRDDTMDIMEGLARKPEAVNVGIRRRV; this comes from the exons CCTTTGGGAATAGCCTCTCTGTTCTTTTACTACATCGTCCCTTACTTCTGGAACTATCGCCATCTGCGCAGCGTACCTGGACCACTTTTGGCACGTCTTTCCAATTGGTGGCTCGTATATGCATGCAGAGAAAAGGCCAGATGGAAATACGTCAACGATGCTCACAAACAATATGGCCCAGTTGTTCGCATTCAGCCAAACCATGTGAGCGTGGCCGATGAAGGAGTCATCAACGCAATCTATGGACATGGGAATGGAATGCTGAAATC GTCATTCTACGATGCTTCCGTCATTACTACCTACAGCATCTTCACATCAAGAGATCGTGCTGAGCATTCACGAAAGAGAAAGGTCGTGTCCCATAGCTTCGCACCACAGTCGATGCGAAACTTTGAACCTTTCATTCGACAACATGTTGGTGTTTTCTTGCAGAAATGGGACGCTATGGCAGCCAATGAGGCCAAGCCTGATGGCTTTGCCGATGTCGAGGGTCGTCTTTGGCTCAA TTATTTGGTTCTTGACATCATTGGTGATCTTGCCTTTGGGGCTCCATTCGGAGTTTTGGAGAAAGGATCCGAGGATGTCGACTTTGAAACAGAAAATGGCCCCAGATCCCTGCCCATCATCACGAGTCTTACCACCCGAAGTGAACTTGCTGCTACAGTCGGAGCATTGCCTGAGATCAAACCCTACCTGAAGTGGAGTCCTGATCCGTTCTTCCGTACGGGTTTCAATGGCATGATCAACTTGCGCACACTGGGAACTTCTCGTATcacggacagactgaacaaCCCGCTTGGTGAAGACCGTGAGAAGGATCTTCTTGAACGTGTGCGTGAGGGTCGTGATCACAAGGGCCAACCCTTTGGCAAGGGAGAACTCATCGCTGAATCTTTGACCGTTTTGATCGCTGGCACCGATACTACGAGTAGCACCATGGCTGCTTTGCTGTATCACGTGGTACGAACTCCAGGTGTGTTGAAGAAGCTACAGACCGAATTGGATGAAGCTATTCCCGCCGATGTTTCAATCCCTTCGTTTGACATGGTCAAGAATCTGCCGTACCTTGGTCATGTTGTCAACGAGGCCTTGAGACATCACTCGACTATCAGCCTCGGTCTTCCTCGATTGGTACCTGAAAAGGGTGGTGGAATTACCATCGCCGGTTATCATTTTGCTCCTGGTACAGTCCTCAGTATCCCAATATACACTGTCCATCATCTGAAAGAGGTGTGGGGACCGGATGCGGACGAGTTTAGACCGGAACGATGGGAGGATGTAACGCCGAGACAGAAACAGGCTTTCATCCCATTCAGCCACGGTCCACGGGCTTGTCTTGGACGGAATCTTGCCGAGATGGAACTCAGGGTTATTACTGCTACTTGGGCGAGACGGTACGACTTTGTGCTAAGGGATGATACGATGGATATTATGGAGGGTTTGGCCAGAAAGCCTGAGGCTGTGAATGTAGGCATTAGAAGACGAGTTTAG